A section of the Enterobacter sp. C2 genome encodes:
- a CDS encoding ATP-binding protein, with product MPNAITLPAALASLSPLATWLAEKMAPLHVNDEWRFALDLAACEAATNIIRHALHEDEHRLFSVEFTAVRQEVTVRFTDAGDEFPLQRLAEAHNQPLSDVSPLSESGRGLKLILLCVDELKVERHSGENVTTFKKFLSS from the coding sequence ATGCCTAACGCTATCACGCTCCCTGCTGCCCTGGCTTCGCTTTCACCGTTGGCTACATGGCTTGCAGAAAAGATGGCCCCGCTGCACGTTAACGATGAGTGGCGCTTTGCGCTCGATCTTGCCGCATGTGAGGCGGCAACCAATATTATCCGCCATGCGCTTCACGAGGATGAACACCGCCTGTTTAGCGTAGAATTTACCGCTGTTCGCCAGGAAGTCACGGTGCGATTTACCGATGCCGGCGATGAATTCCCCCTTCAGCGCCTGGCGGAAGCGCATAATCAACCCCTCTCTGACGTTTCGCCGCTCTCAGAAAGTGGAAGAGGATTAAAACTCATTTTGCTTTGCGTTGATGAGTTGAAGGTAGAGCGCCATTCAGGAGAGAATGTCACCACGTTCAAAAAGTTTCTTTCATCTTAG
- a CDS encoding STAS domain-containing protein: protein MNMNTEREPNVNILTPSVRRLDASVAAAFKEAVVREIGEDRKALIVDFSQIEFIDSSGLGMLVSLLKMMNGRGEMTLCALNPGIRNMFTLTRMDRIFRICPDRASALAQLNG, encoded by the coding sequence ATGAATATGAATACAGAAAGAGAGCCAAACGTGAATATTCTTACGCCCTCGGTGCGCAGGCTGGACGCTTCGGTAGCCGCAGCGTTCAAGGAAGCGGTTGTCCGTGAGATAGGCGAGGATCGAAAAGCGTTGATCGTTGATTTTAGTCAGATTGAATTTATCGACAGTAGCGGCCTGGGGATGCTGGTTTCTCTACTGAAGATGATGAACGGCAGAGGCGAAATGACGCTGTGCGCCCTCAATCCCGGCATCCGCAATATGTTCACGCTAACCCGTATGGATCGTATTTTCCGCATCTGTCCGGACCGCGCTTCAGCGCTGGCTCAGCTAAATGGGTGA
- a CDS encoding SpoIIE family protein phosphatase, producing the protein MSALPVLIVEDSPVYRRLLSRMLAQWGYRVSEAENGVAALEMLASQTFSMVISDWEMPEMDGLTLCREIRCRQFGHYIYLILLTAREDPGDLTLGFDAGVDDFLSKPVEQTELRARLHAGARILSLEATLAARNARLSEALRQIEQDLEVAARIQQSVLPSHQLHYRDYLSDWLFLPSAWVSGDIFNVFPLDNHLGFYCVDVSGHGVGAAMMSLAVARQFLHGRAVERFLYSEEGGVASPAEVVRILNSRFCSDEVEIVSYFTMIYGVIDLDTGQGKLCQAGHPTPFIVSPAGEVNAVGNGGAPVGLMPDLSWTDVPFVLKSGERLCLFSDGITECENPGGEQFGQLRLQCWLRDSNGLALEALLPQFGHYLTHWHSGENAEQHAMADDVSLLIIERKGDTE; encoded by the coding sequence ATGTCAGCACTACCCGTACTGATTGTTGAAGACTCACCTGTCTACCGCCGACTGCTTTCCCGCATGCTAGCCCAGTGGGGATATCGCGTGAGCGAGGCGGAAAACGGTGTTGCTGCCCTTGAGATGCTGGCCAGCCAGACATTCAGCATGGTGATCAGCGACTGGGAGATGCCAGAGATGGACGGCCTGACGCTATGTCGTGAGATACGTTGTCGCCAGTTCGGTCACTACATCTATCTTATTCTCCTCACTGCCCGTGAAGATCCGGGCGATCTGACGCTGGGGTTTGATGCCGGTGTGGATGATTTCCTCAGCAAGCCCGTTGAGCAGACGGAACTGCGAGCACGGCTGCATGCGGGTGCCCGCATTCTCTCCCTGGAGGCCACGCTTGCTGCGCGCAATGCCCGTCTGAGCGAGGCGCTGCGGCAAATTGAGCAGGATCTGGAGGTTGCCGCACGCATTCAGCAATCGGTACTCCCTTCTCACCAGCTTCACTATCGGGACTACCTTTCCGACTGGCTTTTTTTACCCTCGGCGTGGGTGTCCGGGGATATCTTTAACGTTTTTCCGCTGGATAACCATCTGGGGTTTTACTGCGTCGATGTATCAGGTCATGGCGTCGGGGCGGCGATGATGTCGCTTGCCGTCGCCCGGCAGTTTTTACACGGTCGGGCCGTCGAGCGCTTTCTCTATTCCGAAGAGGGTGGCGTAGCGTCCCCAGCAGAGGTTGTACGCATCCTCAATAGCCGTTTTTGTAGTGACGAGGTAGAGATCGTCAGCTATTTCACGATGATCTATGGTGTCATCGATCTGGATACGGGGCAGGGGAAACTGTGCCAGGCAGGCCATCCGACACCCTTTATCGTAAGTCCTGCTGGCGAGGTTAACGCAGTGGGTAACGGGGGCGCGCCGGTGGGGTTAATGCCCGATCTCTCGTGGACCGACGTCCCCTTCGTGTTGAAGTCAGGCGAGCGGCTATGCCTGTTTAGCGACGGCATTACGGAGTGTGAAAACCCTGGCGGAGAGCAGTTTGGGCAGCTGCGGCTGCAATGCTGGCTACGGGACAGTAACGGTCTGGCATTAGAGGCGCTTTTACCGCAGTTTGGCCACTATCTGACCCACTGGCACAGCGGTGAAAACGCAGAGCAGCACGCTATGGCTGACGATGTCTCACTCTTAATCATTGAGCGCAAAGGAGATACAGAATGA
- the opgC gene encoding OpgC domain-containing protein, producing the protein MSQVLPAIARDNDEKSTTWRYSVAGGRDLRIDLMRGIALVMMVVAHTEVMSIFNIFTWERFGLTTGAEGFVILSGFMLGMLNRARLHKVVLLTVSWGLYLRAWKIYRVNIIIILSFLGLAYIPFINVFEVTHFTDRFSGTSWSLYPVTPQIKETWFNIVLYLQIGPHQTQILGLYIFLLLLSPLFLGMLQKGKVLWLLSLSLLVYGCWQRWPVRVTAAEFEFAFPLLAWQFIFVLGMSCGWYKEELISFARTPPGKVAVTAMVLVALILGFVAQNHTNPFMPPALLMHTISPTDFNAFYHTWAAKNGLGPIRVLNDICLMVTVYLLLTWCWQPIYRLAGWFLIPLGQRSLYTFILHVYVVLVVSQFVTFDLWRQDWIMNTFVHAAALGALWLMAKYNVGARWIPN; encoded by the coding sequence ATGAGCCAGGTTTTGCCAGCGATCGCGCGCGATAACGATGAAAAATCAACTACCTGGCGATATTCAGTGGCGGGGGGTCGCGATTTGAGAATCGATTTAATGCGCGGTATTGCGCTGGTCATGATGGTCGTGGCTCACACAGAAGTAATGTCGATATTTAATATATTCACTTGGGAGCGATTTGGATTGACCACTGGCGCTGAGGGCTTTGTTATCCTCTCCGGATTTATGTTAGGCATGCTAAATCGTGCCCGACTGCATAAAGTCGTTTTGCTCACCGTTTCCTGGGGGCTCTATCTGCGGGCCTGGAAAATATATCGCGTTAATATCATCATCATCCTCTCTTTTTTAGGGTTGGCATATATCCCTTTTATTAATGTCTTTGAGGTGACCCATTTTACCGATCGCTTTTCGGGGACGAGTTGGTCGCTCTACCCTGTTACGCCGCAAATTAAAGAGACGTGGTTCAACATTGTGCTCTACCTGCAGATAGGGCCTCATCAGACGCAGATTTTGGGCCTCTATATCTTTCTTCTTCTGCTCAGCCCGCTTTTCCTGGGAATGCTGCAGAAGGGCAAAGTGCTGTGGCTGTTAAGCCTCTCTCTACTGGTCTATGGCTGCTGGCAGCGTTGGCCCGTGCGCGTGACGGCAGCCGAGTTTGAGTTCGCCTTCCCGCTGCTGGCCTGGCAATTTATTTTCGTATTAGGCATGAGCTGCGGCTGGTACAAAGAGGAGCTGATCTCATTTGCCCGTACCCCGCCGGGCAAAGTAGCCGTTACTGCTATGGTGCTGGTGGCGCTCATCCTGGGTTTTGTCGCACAAAATCACACTAACCCCTTTATGCCGCCCGCTCTGCTGATGCATACCATTTCACCTACAGACTTCAACGCTTTCTATCACACATGGGCAGCGAAAAACGGGCTGGGGCCAATAAGAGTGTTAAACGATATCTGCCTGATGGTAACGGTCTACCTGCTGCTGACCTGGTGTTGGCAGCCGATCTATCGCCTTGCAGGGTGGTTTCTCATCCCGCTAGGGCAACGCTCTCTCTACACCTTTATTTTGCATGTTTACGTTGTGCTCGTGGTTAGCCAGTTTGTGACCTTCGATCTGTGGCGACAGGACTGGATTATGAACACCTTTGTTCACGCCGCAGCGCTGGGTGCACTGTGGCTGATGGCGAAATATAACGTCGGTGCACGCTGGATACCTAACTAA
- a CDS encoding cellulose synthase catalytic subunit codes for MDFYFSRFENRRPPEPLSTPRWVMAIWQVLAVAALILGANYIYWRWTASLNTDALWYAIPLVLAETLAWIGTILFTINLWKEEDPPQTSPPTEINDCLLPDEKVEQRPIKVDLFIATYSEDVELVRLSIRDAMKMHYPVPLDYRVHVLDDGRRPEMKAVCEEEGANYITRQTNIGYKAGNLRNGLEQTDGDFLVICDADTRVFPTLLSHTLGYFRDPDVAWVQTPQWFFDLPEGENLSRWLARKAGKAGYGLGWLTQKLIGPVTVGRDPFFNDPRMFYDVILRRRNWANAAFCCGAASVHRREAVMQAALRSYVWSIEEEIGRHTRDIRDPAIRETLENAMRPHVAFDTELTPYKFHVSEDIYTSILLHGDAARRWRSVMHPRIESKMLSPQDMLTWMIQRFKYAAGSLDILFHDNIFSRRRFKLSLPQTLMYATTFWSYMACVWNTIFLISPVIYLFTGIPPVSAWSEPFYLHFLPFFIVSELAFMFGTWGISAWDGRASYLSFFSMNLRALDTVLRGEQIKFHVTPKERQTGRFLYLVKPQIAIVVLTLAGLIWGGIQVARGQVDDPSGYVINIFWGAVNIAAMLPLILAAIWTPAEEEETSQ; via the coding sequence ATGGATTTTTACTTTTCCCGTTTTGAAAATCGGCGGCCACCAGAACCACTCAGCACACCGCGCTGGGTGATGGCAATCTGGCAGGTATTAGCGGTAGCGGCGCTCATTCTCGGTGCGAATTATATTTACTGGCGCTGGACGGCATCGCTGAATACTGACGCGCTATGGTATGCCATCCCTCTGGTACTGGCGGAAACGCTGGCCTGGATCGGGACGATTTTGTTCACGATTAACTTGTGGAAAGAGGAAGACCCGCCGCAAACCTCGCCGCCCACTGAGATTAACGACTGCTTGCTGCCGGACGAAAAGGTGGAGCAGAGGCCTATCAAGGTGGATCTCTTCATCGCGACCTATTCCGAAGACGTGGAGCTTGTCAGACTCTCTATTCGCGATGCAATGAAAATGCATTATCCCGTTCCACTGGACTATCGGGTACACGTTCTTGACGACGGGCGACGCCCCGAGATGAAAGCCGTGTGCGAAGAGGAAGGTGCCAATTACATCACCCGTCAGACCAATATCGGTTATAAAGCTGGCAACCTGCGCAACGGGCTTGAGCAAACCGACGGTGATTTTCTGGTGATTTGCGATGCCGATACCCGCGTTTTTCCTACTCTGCTTAGCCATACGCTGGGCTACTTCCGCGACCCGGACGTTGCCTGGGTTCAGACCCCCCAGTGGTTCTTCGACTTGCCAGAAGGGGAAAACCTCTCTCGCTGGCTGGCGCGTAAAGCAGGTAAAGCGGGGTATGGGCTGGGCTGGCTAACGCAAAAACTTATCGGCCCCGTCACCGTGGGCCGTGATCCGTTTTTTAACGATCCGCGTATGTTCTACGACGTGATCTTACGCCGCCGCAACTGGGCCAATGCCGCATTTTGCTGTGGTGCTGCCTCGGTCCACCGTCGCGAAGCGGTGATGCAGGCAGCGCTTCGCAGCTATGTCTGGAGTATTGAGGAGGAGATAGGCCGGCATACGCGTGATATCCGCGATCCAGCTATCCGCGAAACGCTGGAAAATGCCATGCGTCCGCATGTGGCTTTTGATACAGAGCTGACACCCTATAAGTTTCACGTATCAGAAGATATCTATACCTCAATTTTGCTGCACGGCGATGCCGCACGGCGCTGGCGCTCGGTTATGCACCCACGCATTGAGTCTAAAATGCTCTCCCCGCAGGATATGCTGACGTGGATGATCCAGCGTTTTAAATATGCCGCAGGATCGCTGGACATCCTGTTTCATGACAATATCTTTAGCCGCCGCCGCTTTAAGCTTTCTCTGCCACAAACCTTGATGTACGCCACCACGTTCTGGTCCTATATGGCATGCGTATGGAATACCATTTTCCTGATCTCACCCGTTATTTACCTGTTCACCGGTATTCCGCCGGTCTCAGCCTGGTCTGAGCCCTTCTACCTGCACTTTTTACCCTTTTTTATTGTCTCTGAGCTGGCCTTTATGTTTGGCACATGGGGCATATCCGCCTGGGATGGCCGGGCCTCTTACCTCTCCTTCTTCTCCATGAACCTGCGAGCGCTCGACACCGTACTGCGTGGGGAGCAGATCAAATTTCATGTCACCCCGAAAGAGCGCCAGACGGGCCGTTTTCTCTACCTCGTAAAACCGCAGATCGCCATCGTCGTGCTTACTCTGGCGGGGCTTATCTGGGGTGGGATCCAGGTGGCGCGTGGACAGGTTGACGATCCTTCCGGCTATGTCATCAACATCTTCTGGGGCGCAGTGAATATTGCCGCCATGCTGCCGCTGATCCTTGCCGCCATCTGGACCCCAGCGGAAGAAGAGGAGACGAGCCAATGA
- a CDS encoding DUF3131 domain-containing protein → MRKRDALLSARSYLTILLGFLLGFAIVVWVEKQMPTRVESSAGMNLSKDFPPLPAPRELTFDEAIWARVAWQYYVNNTQPNGLANAHDGEPWFSLWSTGSYLFALAAAKQLHILTTDEFDERITAALFTLGQLPLNPQGLPAAYYHADTLQMLGKPDSSAIGMGRLLNALQTLLWRYPQHAAAVRDLFNQWKVGALIASSTASPAAVPLHHWALAADEPRNSFGYRLYASHTLRLIDSTAGLAVTNPPEGQQMIDIDGIMVPDEGLRTPWGRQPSLISLPYLLTGLELGFDAQSAEIAWRIMQIQQRRHGLRVSKPPISTDYAEPAPDFVNDLPDRQPVQNSALRDATPEQTAITSTRTAFAWYALFRNGWSEALRQQVQKLQIPGKGWQRGLNLNSSVNDIVDADTNAIVLESLAYIAQGQMLCLACLGPTTSPISSAGAKP, encoded by the coding sequence ATGAGAAAACGCGACGCGCTTTTGTCAGCCCGCAGCTATCTCACCATCCTGCTCGGCTTTCTGCTAGGGTTCGCCATTGTCGTCTGGGTAGAGAAACAGATGCCCACCCGCGTAGAGAGCAGTGCGGGGATGAACCTAAGCAAAGACTTCCCTCCCCTACCCGCCCCCCGCGAGCTGACCTTCGACGAAGCAATCTGGGCGCGGGTGGCCTGGCAGTACTATGTCAACAACACGCAGCCGAATGGGCTGGCCAACGCGCATGACGGCGAACCCTGGTTTAGCCTGTGGAGCACCGGCAGTTATCTTTTTGCCTTAGCGGCGGCAAAGCAGCTGCACATTCTTACTACCGACGAATTTGATGAGCGCATCACGGCCGCACTGTTTACGCTAGGTCAGCTTCCGTTGAATCCTCAGGGGTTGCCCGCCGCCTACTATCATGCTGACACGCTGCAAATGCTGGGTAAACCGGACTCTTCTGCCATCGGTATGGGCCGCCTGCTTAACGCCCTGCAAACCTTGCTGTGGCGCTATCCCCAGCACGCTGCCGCCGTGCGCGATCTCTTCAATCAATGGAAGGTAGGAGCCCTGATCGCCAGCAGTACCGCCAGCCCAGCTGCGGTCCCATTACACCACTGGGCGCTGGCGGCGGACGAACCACGAAATAGCTTTGGCTATCGCCTGTATGCCAGCCATACGCTTCGGCTGATTGACAGTACTGCAGGCCTGGCGGTCACCAATCCGCCTGAGGGACAGCAGATGATTGATATCGACGGCATTATGGTGCCTGACGAAGGGCTACGCACACCATGGGGGCGTCAGCCTTCCCTTATCAGCCTTCCTTATCTGTTAACGGGTCTTGAGCTGGGTTTTGACGCGCAGAGTGCTGAGATCGCCTGGCGCATTATGCAGATCCAACAGCGTCGCCACGGCCTGCGGGTAAGCAAGCCGCCCATCAGCACCGACTATGCCGAGCCTGCCCCGGACTTTGTTAACGATCTGCCGGACCGGCAGCCGGTGCAAAATAGTGCCCTGCGCGACGCCACTCCAGAGCAAACGGCAATCACATCCACCCGCACCGCCTTTGCCTGGTATGCCCTGTTCCGCAACGGCTGGAGCGAAGCGTTGCGCCAGCAGGTACAGAAGCTGCAGATCCCCGGAAAGGGCTGGCAGCGGGGCCTTAACCTTAATAGCAGCGTGAACGATATCGTTGATGCCGATACCAATGCGATCGTCCTTGAAAGCCTGGCCTATATCGCCCAGGGCCAGATGCTTTGTCTGGCCTGCCTTGGCCCTACTACTTCCCCTATTTCTTCCGCAGGAGCTAAGCCATGA
- a CDS encoding DUF3131 domain-containing protein translates to MKLKFLLFFPLLAGLIACWLSLSAARAATGLPASEFEPRSGELTPREMAIAKNAWQYFVANYQPTTGLVNAVNKYPSTTMWDSASYMAAMTAARELGIIDKAEFDRRMLKLLATLNKLDLFRNELPNKAYNTITGQKVNYQNKPGEIGFSALDIGRMLIWLKVIKERYPEYGNSIDNVMLGWNFSNVINPCGMLYGAYLENGQPKYVQEGRLGYEEYGAAGFSLWGFGTCQSSKPQPYELAEIYCVMVPYDSRDPRMTSQHNYVVTESYVLYGLEFGFDKPEDRDNSPRDYSHPWMKNFADRVYQAQENRYTITGILTARSEHQLDKSPYFVYDTIFSDGFNWNTITDKGQYVPNTAAISLKAALGMWVLWDSPYTDRLLDAIENANEEGKGFYEGLYENGDGPIKEFTANNNGIMLESLLFKKEGKLLQFNTDNPKNRNFAPSLWDKKLVDLFEPNNTLRNRPFLNSTPAVKTWCDQTGTTMRTKPACQACQCASCNTDEPIKLPPVTAQCLKP, encoded by the coding sequence ATGAAGCTGAAATTTTTACTCTTTTTTCCTCTTCTGGCTGGGCTCATAGCGTGCTGGCTTTCGCTCTCTGCGGCCCGGGCCGCAACCGGGCTACCCGCCTCGGAATTTGAACCACGCAGTGGTGAACTTACGCCCAGGGAGATGGCTATTGCCAAAAACGCCTGGCAATATTTCGTCGCCAACTACCAGCCCACCACCGGGCTGGTCAATGCGGTAAACAAATACCCCTCTACCACCATGTGGGACAGCGCCTCCTACATGGCTGCGATGACGGCAGCCCGTGAACTGGGGATTATCGATAAAGCCGAATTTGACCGCCGGATGCTGAAACTCCTCGCCACCCTGAACAAGCTGGATCTGTTCCGCAACGAGCTACCCAACAAGGCCTATAACACCATCACAGGACAGAAGGTGAACTACCAGAACAAGCCGGGTGAGATCGGCTTTTCGGCGCTGGATATCGGCCGGATGCTGATCTGGTTAAAAGTGATCAAGGAGCGCTATCCGGAGTACGGCAACAGCATCGATAACGTGATGCTGGGGTGGAATTTCAGCAACGTCATCAACCCCTGCGGCATGCTCTACGGTGCCTATCTGGAAAACGGCCAGCCGAAATACGTGCAAGAGGGACGGCTGGGTTATGAGGAGTATGGCGCGGCAGGATTTTCACTCTGGGGCTTTGGCACCTGTCAGTCCAGCAAGCCCCAGCCTTATGAGCTAGCGGAGATCTACTGCGTCATGGTGCCTTACGATTCTCGCGATCCGCGAATGACCAGCCAGCATAACTATGTGGTAACCGAGTCTTACGTGCTCTATGGCCTGGAGTTTGGCTTCGATAAGCCAGAGGACCGGGATAACAGCCCGCGTGACTACTCCCACCCGTGGATGAAAAACTTCGCCGACCGGGTCTATCAGGCCCAGGAAAACCGCTACACCATCACCGGGATTTTAACTGCCCGCTCCGAGCACCAGCTCGATAAGTCACCCTACTTCGTTTACGACACCATCTTCAGCGACGGCTTTAACTGGAACACCATCACCGATAAAGGCCAGTACGTACCTAATACTGCCGCCATATCGCTGAAGGCGGCGCTGGGCATGTGGGTCTTGTGGGACTCTCCCTACACCGACCGCCTGTTGGACGCCATCGAAAACGCCAATGAAGAGGGCAAAGGCTTTTACGAAGGGCTATATGAAAACGGCGACGGTCCAATCAAGGAGTTTACCGCCAATAACAACGGCATCATGCTGGAATCGCTGCTGTTTAAGAAAGAGGGCAAACTGCTACAGTTCAACACCGACAACCCTAAAAACCGCAATTTTGCTCCCTCCCTGTGGGATAAAAAGCTTGTGGATCTGTTTGAACCCAATAACACCCTACGCAATCGTCCATTCCTGAACAGTACGCCAGCCGTTAAGACATGGTGTGACCAGACTGGCACCACGATGCGCACCAAACCCGCCTGCCAGGCCTGCCAGTGCGCCTCCTGTAACACGGACGAGCCCATTAAACTGCCGCCGGTGACTGCGCAATGCTTAAAACCCTAG
- a CDS encoding DUF3131 domain-containing protein, whose amino-acid sequence MLKTLVRWLACAVVILLIAFALFSGDGKGWRWLTHGGWHTTARIDSLTPQEQEWARIAWRYFENNTQPQTGLVNGSDKQPRVTLWQMGDTLIALLAARELGLVQEAEFDARLTRLLGTLNRLTLTNTRTPGRLYSSRTATPIDFSGKPANSGWSAKDMARLMLALRLTAERAPQYREYLDKIILRWNFCPVMDNEGELWSSSLQNGKPLIRDELRLGESEYAASAFRLWGFPTGKAFSPPSQNVIIYQRSLAVDARDPRTTWQPSLLTTLPAMLPGLEFGWQPPGVPSEVQKTLRARAEGVWLSQKARWERDKVLTARADFYLAQAPWHVEDTVWGNGYAWNTLGDDGNNYPRLAQVTTKAVFMLWALWKTDYTDALMAVTQHLNHPQQGWFEGRVEATGDINPTLTLSTNAMVLEALLYKHNAGPLFENGLVEDDGYFSHRTADVFNPPGLCLPGERAARAAP is encoded by the coding sequence ATGCTTAAAACCCTAGTGCGCTGGCTGGCCTGTGCCGTCGTCATTCTTCTTATCGCCTTTGCCCTGTTCAGCGGGGATGGCAAAGGGTGGCGCTGGCTGACGCACGGCGGCTGGCATACTACCGCGCGCATCGACAGCCTGACGCCGCAGGAGCAGGAGTGGGCGCGCATCGCCTGGCGCTATTTTGAAAACAACACCCAGCCGCAGACGGGACTGGTCAACGGCAGCGACAAGCAGCCGCGCGTGACGCTGTGGCAAATGGGCGACACGCTGATCGCCCTGCTCGCTGCCCGAGAGCTGGGGTTGGTGCAGGAGGCTGAATTTGACGCAAGGCTAACACGCCTGCTTGGTACTCTGAATCGTCTGACGCTCACCAATACGCGTACGCCCGGCAGGCTCTACTCCAGCCGGACCGCGACCCCAATCGATTTTAGCGGAAAACCGGCCAACAGCGGCTGGTCGGCAAAAGATATGGCACGACTGATGCTGGCCTTGCGGCTTACGGCTGAACGCGCGCCGCAGTATCGTGAGTATCTGGATAAAATTATCCTACGCTGGAACTTCTGTCCGGTCATGGATAACGAGGGAGAGCTGTGGTCCTCCTCGTTGCAAAACGGCAAGCCGCTGATCCGCGATGAGCTGCGTCTGGGTGAAAGCGAGTATGCTGCCAGCGCGTTTCGCCTGTGGGGTTTTCCAACGGGAAAGGCATTTTCCCCTCCCTCTCAGAACGTCATTATTTATCAGCGCAGCCTCGCCGTAGACGCCCGCGATCCACGAACCACATGGCAGCCTTCGTTACTCACCACGCTGCCCGCCATGCTGCCTGGGCTGGAGTTCGGCTGGCAACCGCCGGGCGTGCCGTCCGAGGTACAAAAAACGCTGCGCGCTCGGGCCGAAGGGGTCTGGCTTAGCCAGAAAGCGCGCTGGGAGCGTGACAAGGTGCTTACCGCACGCGCTGATTTTTATCTCGCCCAGGCCCCCTGGCACGTTGAAGATACCGTCTGGGGAAATGGCTATGCCTGGAACACCCTGGGTGATGATGGTAATAACTATCCCCGTCTGGCACAGGTCACTACCAAAGCGGTCTTTATGCTCTGGGCGCTGTGGAAAACCGACTATACCGATGCCCTGATGGCGGTGACCCAACATCTTAACCATCCGCAGCAGGGCTGGTTCGAGGGCCGCGTTGAGGCCACCGGTGACATCAATCCAACCCTTACCCTCTCTACCAACGCCATGGTGCTGGAAGCCCTGCTGTACAAACACAACGCCGGACCGCTGTTTGAAAACGGCCTGGTAGAAGACGACGGCTATTTCTCCCACCGCACCGCGGATGTGTTTAACCCGCCCGGTCTCTGTCTGCCGGGCGAACGGGCCGCGAGGGCCGCACCATGA
- a CDS encoding globin, whose translation MKFYRDLFEASLNRVIPRHDKKRFFEAFWDTFIHMSPETEQHFARRPGTEGQQMIYKSFFAMLAVDGALFVPDFLERLAREQSDEGLRLPPRFFALWREAMLKTVRACDPLCDEEILTAWAMAIAPGLEYLRRQAELHYTAGGE comes from the coding sequence ATGAAATTTTATCGCGATCTCTTCGAGGCAAGCCTGAACCGGGTCATACCCAGGCACGACAAAAAGCGCTTTTTCGAGGCCTTTTGGGACACCTTTATCCATATGTCCCCTGAGACGGAGCAGCACTTCGCCCGGCGTCCGGGCACGGAAGGCCAGCAGATGATCTATAAAAGCTTTTTCGCCATGCTCGCCGTTGACGGTGCGCTCTTCGTGCCGGACTTTCTTGAACGTCTGGCGCGGGAGCAGAGCGATGAAGGGCTGCGCCTGCCGCCGCGATTTTTTGCGCTCTGGCGCGAGGCGATGCTCAAAACCGTACGTGCCTGCGATCCTCTCTGTGATGAGGAGATCCTTACCGCCTGGGCGATGGCGATTGCGCCAGGTCTGGAGTACCTGCGTCGCCAGGCAGAGCTGCATTACACGGCGGGAGGCGAATAA